Proteins encoded in a region of the Trypanosoma brucei gambiense DAL972 chromosome 11, complete sequence genome:
- a CDS encoding 2-oxoglutarate dehydrogenase, E2 component,dihydrolipoamide succinyltransferase, putative codes for MLRRLATHGLQATCLTSEKLAYRYCLSICVPTIAESISSGKVVGWTKKVGDAVAEDEIICQIESDKLNVDVRAPAAGVITKINFEEGTVVDVGAELSTMKEGEAPAAKAETADKPKQNAPAAAAPPKASPTEAAPKPAPAAAPVTSRGADPRVRSVRISSMRQRIADRLKASQNTCAMLTTFNEIDMTPLIELRNRYKDDFFKKNGVKLGFMSPFVKACAIALQDVPIVNASFGTDCIEYHDYVDISVAVSTPKGLVVPVLRDVQNSNFAQIEKQIADFGERARSNKLTMGEMTGGTFTISNGGVFGSWMGTPIVNPPQSAILGMHATKKKPWVVGNSVVPRDIMAVALTYDHRLIDGSDAVTFLVKVKNLIEDPARIVLDLA; via the coding sequence ATGCTCCGTCGTTTGGCCACTCATGGACTCCAAGCTACGTGCCTGACTTCGGAGAAGTTGGCGTACCGCTACTGCCTCAGCATTTGTGTCCCCACTATTGCCGAGTCCATCAGCAGTGGGAAGGTTGTGGGATGGACTAAGAAGGTTGGTGACGCTGTTGCCGAAGATGAGATTATTTGTCAAATTGAGTCGGACAAACTCAATGTGGATGTACGCGCCCCTGCCGCGGGTGTGATCACGAAGATAAACTTCGAAGAGGGCACTGTTGTCGATGTTGGCGCCGAGCTTTCAACCATGAAGGAAGGTGAGGCCCCCGCCGCCAAGGCCGAAACAGCCGACAAACCGAAGCAGAATGCACCGGCGGCGGCAGCACCTCCCAAAGCTTCCCCAACTGAAGCCGCGCCAAAGCCAGCGCCCGCGGCTGCTCCCGTCACCTCACGTGGGGCGGACCCGCGCGTACGTAGCGTTCGCATCTCCTCCATGCGGCAGCGCATTGCGGATCGGCTGAAGGCAAGCCAGAACACGTGTGCCATGCTCACGACATTCAACGAGATTGATATGACCCCTCTTATCGAGTTGCGCAATCGTTACAAGGATGATTTCTTCAAGAAGAACGGGGTGAAACTTGGATTCATGTCGCCATTCGTGAAGGCCTGTGCTATTGCACTTCAGGACGTTCCTATTGTCAACGCATCCTTCGGCACTGACTGCATCGAGTACCACGACTACGTGGACATCAGTGTTGCGGTGTCCACACCGAAAGGTCTTGTTGTGCCGGTCCTTCGTGACGTGCAGAACTCCAACTTTGCCCAAATTGAAAAGCAAATCGCAGACTTTGGTGAGCGCGCCCGCTCGAACAAACTGACCATGGGGGAGATGACCGGTGGCACATTCACTATTAGCAACGGCGGCGTGTTTGGCTCGTGGATGGGGACACCTATCGTCAACCCACCACAGAGCGCTATTCTTGGTATGCACGCCACGAAGAAGAAGCCGTGGGTTGTGGGCAACTCCGTCGTCCCGCGTGACATAATGGCGGTTGCCCTCACGTACGATCACCGTCTCATCGACGGCAGTGACGCCGTAACATTTCTCGTTAAGGTGAAGAACCTCATTGAGGATCCCGCACGTATTGTGCTCGACCTCGCCTAA
- a CDS encoding minichromosome maintenance (MCM) complex subunit,putative has protein sequence MDLVPTGDAAVPREEVPAFVEVDDYGNRVRDIVYIFLGRLIDPSLRPPGATDPDALERLQYIVRQLERISTCTDWSTCVVRWNDFRLFDEDASSTIEENYQRFSPFMDAALHQVLSQYYAEDYVNRGRCSPNLVFSYVPRCLSVRILRASLVGQLCSIKGVVTRTSQVRPELLVGVFRCNDCGTESSAIPQQFHYTEPPACRNPQCENKNRFQLLPTHPQTKFGDWQKIRLQEDTNNIPAGCMPRTMELIARNDAVEVAKPGDRIVAVGCPIVVPEVMKLFNQANRREVQREMSSTQRAHQEAQQNLEGATGLRALGVRELNYRMCFLATTITSANGDDRKMTEAIKDSGDGAAEREQVSLTAAEMQKVQLMRGSANLLKALTGCIAPNIFKHDVVKLGLLLQMVGGVSKNTVERIGLRGDINVCIVGDPSTAKSQFLKWVASNVTRGVYTSGKASTASGLTATVTRDADTGDRTIEAGALMLSDRGVCCIDEFDKMDVKDQVAIHEAMEQQTISIAKAGIKATLSARTSLLAAMNPIGGKYDRRKPLQKNVAMTAPIMSRFDLMFVIVDESSDDADFAIADQLLRLHRFGDSAVRPPFSTEDCQLYLRYARSLTPRLKEEAVHLIVAAYRDMRLQDSLSNRSKVYRVTTRLLESMIRLSEATAKLYLSEDVEEAHVEVALELMRQSLSTLDMTEVELVGTVEPFDVAAVGIKPEPREEQQPQQQPEPRLDSTRGDDGAGQRTIARRKGKKRVSASTAERGVSGGVPGQAPQKTVISADHYYGIVNRIVTRIQALGESNPPSRAELVAWYMEQVHSLNKSQLEAELRYVNLVIQKMLKDGNLLEVELNDGEGSKIFLDPNYNPDITKQ, from the coding sequence ATGGACCTCGTGCCAACAGGTGATGCCGCGGTCCCTCGTGAGGAGGTACCAGCATTTGTCGAAGTGGACGATTATGGTAACCGGGTGCGGGATATTGTGTACATCTTCCTTGGTCGACTAATCGATCCGTCTTTGCGGCCACCAGGGGCTACAGACCCCGATGCGTTAGAAAGGTTGCAGTATATCGTCCGACAGCTAGAACGTATCAGCACTTGCACTGACTGGTCTACATGCGTGGTGCGGTGGAATGACTTTCGTCTCTTCGATGAGGATGCTAGCTCCACCATTGAGGAAAACTATCAACGCTTCTCGCCCTTCATGGACGCTGCACTGCATCAGGTCCTATCGCAGTATTATGCGGAGGACTATGTGAACCGCGGCAGGTGTAGCCCCAATCTTGTCTTTTCTTACGTTCCGCGTTGTTTAAGTGTTCGCATTCTGCGTGCATCGCTTGTGGGGCAGTTGTGCTCTATCAAAGGTGTAGTCACGCGTACGTCACAGGTTCGTCCAGAGCTTCTTGTGGGTGTGTTCCGTTGTAATGATTGTGGAACTGAGAGTAGTGCGATCCCCCAGCAGTTTCACTACACGGAACCTCCAGCATGCCGAAATCCCCAatgcgaaaacaaaaaccgtTTTCAGTTGCTTCCAACACATCCGCAAACAAAGTTTGGCGATTGGCAGAAAATCCGTTTGCAGGAGGATACAAACAATATCCCCGCAGGTTGCATGCCACGCACGATGGAGCTCATCGCCCGCAACGATGCTGTGGAAGTAGCGAAGCCCGGTGACCGGATTGTGGCCGTGGGATGCCCCATCGTCGTACCGGAAGTGATGAAACTGTTCAACCAGGCGAACCGACGCGAGGTCCAGCGCGAGATGTCTAGCACTCAACGTGCTCATCAGGAGGCACAGCAGAATCTGGAGGGTGCCACCGGCCTTCGCGCACTTGGTGTTCGGGAACTCAACTACCGCATGTGTTTTTTAGCTACTACCATAACAAGCGCCAATGGAGATGATCGCAAGATGACGGAGGCGATTAAGGATTCCGGAGATGGTGCTGCAGAGCGAGAACAGGTTAGTCTCACTGCTGCTGAGATGCAGAAGGTGCAGTTGATGCGTGGTAGTGCCAACCTTCTGAAAGCGCTCACGGGTTGCATTGCACCGAATATCTTCAAGCATGACGTTGTGAAACTAGGACTCCTGCTTCAAATGGTTGGTGGTGTTTCCAAGAACACGGTGGAGCGGATCGGGTTGCGCGGTGACATCAATGTTTGCATTGTTGGGGACCCATCTACTGCCAAATCTCAATTCTTGAAGTGGGTAGCAAGTAATGTCACGCGCGGTGTGTACACTAGCGGTAAAGCCTCCACGGCCAGTGGTCTGACGGCAACAGTTACACGGGACGCAGACACAGGTGACCGTACCATTGAGGCTGGCGCGCTTATGCTTAGTGACCGCGGTGTTTGCTGCATTGATGAATTTGACAAGATGGACGTGAAGGATCAAGTAGCGATACACGAAGCGATGGAGCAGCAGACAATTTCCATAGCCAAAGCCGGTATCAAAGCGACTCTTAGCGCGAGGACGTCGCTCCTTGCAGCCATGAACCCTATTGGTGGAAAGTACGACCGCCGGAAGCCGCTGCAGAAGAACGTGGCGATGACAGCGCCAATTATGTCGCGTTTTGACCTAATGTTTGTGATAGTTGACGAGTCCAGCGACGATGCAGATTTCGCCATTGCGGACCAACTTCTGCGTCTGCATCGATTTGGCGATAGCGCCGTTCGTCCACCCTTTTCGACTGAAGACTGTCAGCTCTACCTTCGTTATGCGCGCTCCCTTACCCCACGCCTAAAGGAGGAGGCGGTTCACCTCATTGTGGCAGCGTACCGTGATATGCGTCTGCAAGATTCGCTCTCGAACCGTAGTAAAGTATACCGCGTTACCACACGTTTGCTAGAGAGTATGATCCGACTCTCGGAGGCCACAGCAAAACTGTACCTGAGTGAGGATGTTGAAGAAGCGCATGTGGAAGTGGCACTCGAGCTGATGCGACAGTCATTATCGACGCTTGATATGACGGAAGTAGAGCTTGTTGGTACCGTAGAGCCGTTTGATGTGGCAGCTGTTGGGATTAAGCCTGAACCACgcgaagagcagcagccgcagcagcagccagAACCACGATTGGATTCCACTCGTGGGGATGATGGGGCTGGGCAACGGACCATAGCGCGGCGGAAGGGTAAGAAACGTGTCTCGGCATCGACTGCCGAGAGAGGTGTTAGCGGTGGAGTCCCTGGCCAAGCCCCTCAGAAGACTGTGATTAGCGCAGACCACTACTATGGAATCGTCAACCGCATTGTGACGAGGATTCAGGCCCTTGGGGAATCCAATCCCCCATCCCGTGCGGAACTGGTAGCGTGGTATATGGAGCAGGTTCACTCACTTAACAAATCGCAGTTGGAAGCAGAGCTTCGTTATGTGAATCTTGTTATCCAGAAGATGCTGAAAGACGGCAATCTTCTTGAGGTTGAGCTGAATGACGGAGAGGGGAGCAAAATCTTTCTTGACCCAAACTATAACCCAGATATTACGAAGCAGTAG